From Candidatus Manganitrophus morganii, the proteins below share one genomic window:
- a CDS encoding GNAT family N-acetyltransferase, protein MSRSAPHHQEPPPLTFQALTSRNWKDLETLFGPRGACGGCWCMFWRLPRSQFNQQKGEGNRAAFQKLARSKAPLGILAYAAEQPVAWCGVAPRENYPALERSRILKPIDDTPVWSITCLFVSKPFRRKGITPRLLKAAVAFAMENGARAVEGYPIEPKKDAMPDPFAWTGIASAFRKAGFKEALRRSETRPIMRYDPSDGAR, encoded by the coding sequence ATGAGTCGATCCGCTCCGCATCATCAAGAACCGCCCCCGCTGACCTTTCAGGCGCTGACGTCTCGAAATTGGAAAGACCTCGAAACGCTCTTCGGCCCGCGCGGGGCGTGCGGCGGCTGCTGGTGTATGTTTTGGCGATTGCCGCGGTCACAATTCAATCAACAAAAGGGAGAGGGAAACAGGGCCGCTTTCCAGAAGCTGGCCCGCTCCAAAGCCCCGCTCGGAATCTTGGCCTATGCTGCGGAGCAACCGGTCGCCTGGTGCGGCGTCGCCCCGCGGGAGAACTACCCTGCCTTGGAACGCTCCCGTATTCTGAAGCCGATCGATGACACCCCGGTCTGGTCGATCACCTGTCTCTTCGTCTCCAAACCGTTCCGGCGGAAAGGGATCACCCCGCGCTTGCTGAAAGCGGCGGTGGCCTTTGCGATGGAGAACGGCGCTCGGGCGGTTGAAGGATATCCGATCGAACCGAAGAAAGACGCCATGCCCGACCCGTTCGCCTGGACCGGCATCGCCTCGGCCTTTCGAAAGGCCGGATTCAAAGAAGCGCTCCGGCGCTCCGAAACGCGGCCGATCATGCGCTACGATCCCTCGGATGGAGCGCGCTGA
- a CDS encoding Nramp family divalent metal transporter: MIPRKKERPSYSRPAEERGRSDIPEPPRGRRRLLWLGPGFLWMVSATGSGELLFTPRVAALYGYALLWGLLAAVLLKWFINREVGRFAVCTGVSLLDGFSKLPGPRNWAVWLILVPQLLVAATTVAGLASAAATALILILPGEIRLWTAGLISLSAFLVLKGHYRIIERIATAVAILLAVLVLTAALLLFPDPAALAEGLIPRLPPNVDYGEVLPWLGFMLSGAAGFIWYSFWIPRKGYGAAGARRAASEEGVDSSSAGRQRLRGWLTQMTLDNTVGVIGALAIAIAFLILGAELLKPRGLVPDEDRVAATLGHLLGGVWGPAGYWFMVAGVLIGFWGTVLSVQDGFSRLLGTGTRLLVAPLHPGGRWGDEAFWRRVYLIGWVTLFPIVLFFFVGKPVGLLKLAGGIEAAHIPIVAGLTLYLNRRRLPPELQPSRPAFLATTLAALFFAGFALVYLWSLFTPEG; encoded by the coding sequence GTGATCCCCCGAAAAAAAGAGCGGCCCTCTTATTCCCGGCCGGCGGAGGAGCGCGGCCGGTCCGACATCCCGGAGCCGCCGCGCGGCCGGCGGCGGCTCCTCTGGCTCGGCCCCGGCTTTCTCTGGATGGTCTCCGCCACCGGCTCCGGCGAGCTGCTCTTCACCCCGCGCGTCGCCGCCCTCTACGGCTATGCGCTTCTCTGGGGCCTCCTGGCGGCGGTCCTTCTCAAGTGGTTCATCAACCGCGAGGTCGGACGCTTCGCGGTCTGCACCGGCGTCTCGCTGCTCGATGGTTTCTCGAAGCTCCCCGGACCGCGAAATTGGGCGGTCTGGCTGATTCTGGTCCCTCAGCTCTTGGTCGCCGCCACCACCGTCGCGGGATTGGCCAGCGCCGCCGCCACAGCCCTGATCTTGATCCTGCCGGGGGAGATCCGCCTCTGGACGGCCGGCCTCATCTCCCTCTCCGCATTTCTGGTTTTAAAGGGCCATTACCGGATCATCGAGCGGATCGCGACGGCGGTGGCGATCCTCCTTGCCGTCCTCGTCCTCACCGCCGCCTTGCTGCTCTTTCCCGATCCGGCGGCGCTCGCCGAGGGATTGATCCCGCGCCTCCCCCCGAACGTCGACTATGGGGAGGTCCTCCCCTGGCTCGGATTTATGCTTTCGGGGGCCGCCGGGTTCATCTGGTATTCGTTCTGGATTCCCCGAAAGGGATACGGCGCCGCCGGTGCGCGCCGCGCGGCCTCGGAAGAAGGGGTCGATTCGTCCTCCGCAGGCCGGCAGCGCCTGCGCGGCTGGCTCACGCAGATGACCCTCGACAATACGGTCGGGGTGATCGGCGCGCTGGCGATCGCCATCGCCTTCCTGATTCTCGGCGCGGAGCTGCTGAAGCCGAGAGGCTTGGTTCCCGACGAAGATCGGGTCGCCGCCACCCTCGGCCACCTGCTGGGAGGGGTCTGGGGACCGGCCGGATACTGGTTCATGGTCGCCGGCGTCTTGATCGGATTTTGGGGAACGGTCCTTTCGGTCCAGGACGGCTTTTCGCGGCTCCTCGGGACCGGGACCCGTCTCCTCGTCGCCCCGCTCCATCCGGGAGGGCGATGGGGAGACGAGGCCTTCTGGCGCCGCGTTTATTTAATCGGTTGGGTCACCCTTTTTCCGATCGTTCTCTTCTTTTTCGTCGGCAAGCCGGTCGGCCTGCTGAAACTCGCCGGCGGGATCGAAGCGGCCCACATTCCGATCGTCGCCGGACTGACCCTCTATCTGAATCGCCGCCGTCTTCCGCCGGAGTTGCAACCCTCCCGCCCCGCCTTCCTCGCCACCACCCTCGCCGCCCTCTTCTTCGCCGGCTTCGCCCTCGTCTACCTCTGGAGCCTGTTCACCCCAGAGGGATGA
- a CDS encoding DUF2275 domain-containing protein, whose product MNCDQIQEQLSEYLDNRLEDADRRRAIEDHLASCPRCLPEAKQLRDGIKGVAGLPEVKLPAGFSQRVMARVREEGAGPTLWERLFQPLRIKIPLHATALLLVVGLAVFLYRANEPMEQMAQSIPSEAAPALKQAPPAVEESKSADTAGPPAAPSEQLLSDSLQAPPAETDKIEPSARQDRAAPAPAPAQEKMAFKEAESGKTESETGLSTGPPLPERGEQRTAEALPKRESPSPPDILLTLLTRGKADGPMDLSAKVREIVQRSGGTLHPAAERDDPNNAKPRFRLDLPKSEYSRFKSELTQVGEIISESQPSSPPPQTGAEPSSSMRIELTFLFDKSKETGAAKPPPAK is encoded by the coding sequence ATGAACTGCGACCAGATCCAAGAACAGCTCTCGGAATATTTGGATAACCGGCTCGAAGACGCCGACCGCCGGCGCGCGATCGAGGATCATCTCGCCTCCTGTCCCCGATGCCTCCCGGAGGCGAAGCAGCTGCGGGACGGAATCAAGGGGGTGGCCGGACTTCCCGAGGTGAAACTCCCCGCCGGATTTTCACAGCGGGTCATGGCGCGCGTCCGGGAAGAGGGGGCGGGACCGACCCTCTGGGAGCGCCTCTTCCAGCCGCTCAGGATCAAGATCCCCCTCCATGCCACCGCGCTCCTTCTCGTCGTCGGCCTGGCTGTTTTTCTTTACCGGGCGAACGAGCCGATGGAGCAGATGGCACAGTCGATTCCATCGGAAGCCGCGCCGGCCCTGAAGCAAGCGCCGCCCGCCGTCGAGGAATCGAAATCGGCCGACACGGCCGGACCACCCGCCGCCCCATCGGAGCAGTTGTTATCCGATTCCCTACAAGCCCCCCCTGCGGAGACGGATAAAATCGAGCCGTCGGCTCGGCAAGACCGCGCCGCGCCGGCGCCGGCCCCCGCGCAGGAGAAGATGGCATTCAAAGAGGCCGAATCGGGAAAAACCGAATCCGAAACGGGTCTTTCCACAGGTCCCCCTCTTCCGGAGAGAGGCGAGCAACGGACGGCGGAAGCGCTTCCGAAGAGGGAATCCCCCTCTCCTCCCGATATTCTCCTGACGCTCCTCACCCGAGGAAAAGCGGATGGACCGATGGACCTCTCCGCCAAGGTGAGGGAGATCGTTCAGCGCAGCGGCGGCACCCTTCATCCCGCCGCCGAGAGAGACGACCCGAACAATGCCAAACCGCGGTTCCGGCTCGACCTCCCGAAGTCTGAATATAGCCGATTCAAGTCGGAACTGACCCAGGTCGGAGAGATTATCTCCGAATCGCAGCCCTCCTCCCCGCCCCCCCAAACCGGGGCGGAGCCCTCGTCCTCGATGCGGATCGAGTTGACCTTTCTATTCGATAAATCAAAAGAGACCGGCGCCGCCAAGCCGCCCCCGGCCAAATAA
- a CDS encoding sigma-70 family RNA polymerase sigma factor, with the protein MDGTDWEWVQRVQNGETDAFETLLQRHQKPIFNLLYRLLGDIEEASDAAQEVFLAAYRAIQEFRGDALFSTWLYRIAVNQAMTRRKRLAADVSRRAAFDADDPEEAHDPLADLPHPGPDPAQEAERKEAHVRVQQGLNGLKEEEALIILLHDLQGLPYEEIARILKVPLGTAKSRLHRARLALKTKLAPYYDSSRIEK; encoded by the coding sequence ATGGACGGAACCGACTGGGAGTGGGTGCAACGGGTCCAGAACGGCGAAACCGACGCCTTCGAGACCCTTCTTCAACGCCATCAGAAGCCGATCTTTAATCTCCTCTACCGTCTGCTGGGAGATATCGAAGAGGCCTCCGATGCGGCGCAAGAGGTTTTTCTTGCCGCCTACCGCGCCATCCAAGAATTCCGGGGCGACGCTCTCTTCTCCACCTGGCTTTATCGGATCGCCGTCAACCAGGCGATGACCCGGAGAAAACGCCTCGCCGCCGACGTGTCTCGAAGAGCGGCGTTCGACGCAGACGATCCGGAAGAGGCGCACGATCCGCTCGCCGATCTTCCGCATCCCGGTCCGGACCCTGCGCAGGAGGCCGAGCGGAAGGAGGCGCACGTCCGCGTCCAGCAAGGTTTGAACGGCCTGAAGGAGGAAGAAGCGCTGATCATTCTCCTCCACGATCTTCAGGGCCTTCCGTATGAAGAGATCGCCCGTATCCTCAAGGTTCCCCTCGGAACGGCGAAATCCCGGCTCCACCGGGCGCGGCTCGCCTTAAAAACAAAGCTTGCGCCGTATTACGATTCAAGTAGGATAGAGAAATGA
- a CDS encoding MEKHLA domain-containing protein gives MDTKSAFFIEHTERLLQSFTHWTGRDLLIPAGSSSRLAEQLFHAPFVVVSHGVEDDPLLDYGNETALALWEMSWETFTRTPSRLTAEPVSREERARLLAEVTRKGFIDNYKGIRISRTGRRFMIEQALVWNLLDKENRHCGQAATFWRWKYL, from the coding sequence ATGGACACGAAGAGCGCATTCTTCATTGAACATACCGAGCGACTCCTCCAAAGCTTTACGCATTGGACCGGCCGGGATCTTCTCATCCCCGCCGGTTCTTCAAGCAGACTCGCCGAACAGCTTTTTCACGCCCCTTTCGTGGTCGTCTCCCACGGCGTCGAAGATGACCCCCTCCTCGATTACGGAAACGAAACCGCGCTGGCCCTTTGGGAAATGTCGTGGGAAACGTTTACCCGCACCCCCTCCCGGCTGACGGCGGAGCCGGTCAGCCGGGAAGAGCGGGCGCGCCTGCTGGCGGAGGTCACCCGAAAAGGCTTCATCGACAACTACAAAGGGATCCGAATCTCCCGCACCGGCCGGCGTTTTATGATCGAGCAGGCGCTGGTCTGGAATCTGCTCGACAAGGAAAACCGCCACTGTGGACAAGCAGCGACATTTTGGCGATGGAAATACTTGTAA
- a CDS encoding protein adenylyltransferase SelO family protein, with the protein MRTRHGGKLFYFNFDLAEEIGLIPKRARRVITPALSQAILDTFSLQIINEYDITHHVKIPKEDIRPHRYMATRYLQMQHPDKKGHTSGDGRSIWNGTFKGPHGRWDISSCGAGVTCLSPATAIEKRYFKTGDKNASYGSGRLDLSDGVCAALMSDIFHRNQIRTERTLAVIAFDDNTCITVRAGKNLLRPAHFFKYLKQGDYSGLKRVVDYHIARQVENREWPLIRNAGEKYGDLLERITVAFAKAAAQFESEYIFCWMEWDGDNILTDAGIIDYGSVRQFGLFHHEYRYDDVDRLSTSITEQKNKAKYLVRTFAQLTDFLTSGKKKNLRAFKNHPSLKRFERIFEQTRDEAVLYRIGFDQNTQALLLKSAQDRERVGEFRTILRYFEKAKAKRGRHAVADGFNWDAIFCIRDILRELPPLYLSAADTISPKQFIDILRSDYASTADVRLSRSRQEKIAQFQRVYWSLVRRAADLEGRTTEEVLRQIGDRSALINRYNRVTGDAIIFVGQRMVREWKTISTEELHQMFQEFVEGQILRPESPSAAAAPGRHAKSRKTRRLLHAMLDTVNKYRESV; encoded by the coding sequence GTGAGAACGCGCCATGGGGGGAAGCTCTTCTATTTTAATTTCGATCTTGCCGAAGAGATCGGCCTGATTCCAAAAAGAGCGCGCCGTGTGATCACCCCCGCGCTCAGCCAAGCCATCCTCGATACGTTCAGCCTGCAGATCATCAACGAATACGACATCACCCACCATGTCAAAATCCCGAAGGAAGACATCCGCCCCCATCGCTATATGGCGACCCGCTACTTGCAGATGCAGCATCCCGACAAAAAGGGGCATACCTCCGGCGACGGACGTAGCATCTGGAACGGGACGTTTAAAGGTCCTCATGGCCGATGGGATATTTCCAGCTGCGGCGCCGGCGTCACCTGCCTGAGCCCGGCGACGGCGATCGAAAAAAGATATTTTAAGACCGGCGATAAAAACGCGTCGTACGGCAGCGGCCGTTTGGATTTGTCGGACGGGGTCTGCGCGGCGCTGATGAGCGATATTTTCCATCGCAATCAAATCCGGACGGAGAGAACGCTGGCGGTGATCGCTTTTGACGACAACACCTGCATTACCGTGCGCGCCGGGAAAAATCTTTTGCGTCCCGCCCATTTCTTTAAATACCTCAAACAAGGAGATTACTCGGGATTAAAACGGGTGGTCGATTACCACATCGCCAGACAGGTCGAAAACAGAGAGTGGCCTTTGATCCGGAATGCCGGAGAGAAGTACGGCGACCTGCTGGAGCGGATCACCGTCGCGTTTGCAAAAGCCGCCGCGCAATTTGAGAGCGAATATATCTTTTGCTGGATGGAATGGGACGGAGACAATATCCTCACCGATGCGGGGATCATCGATTACGGCTCGGTCCGGCAGTTCGGCCTCTTTCACCATGAATACCGATATGACGACGTCGACCGCCTTTCCACCAGCATCACCGAACAGAAGAACAAGGCCAAATACCTCGTCCGAACCTTCGCGCAGCTCACCGACTTTTTGACCAGCGGAAAAAAGAAAAACCTGAGGGCCTTCAAAAACCATCCGTCGCTAAAACGGTTCGAGCGGATATTCGAGCAGACAAGGGATGAAGCCGTTCTCTACCGCATCGGTTTCGATCAAAACACCCAGGCCCTCTTATTGAAAAGCGCGCAGGATCGGGAGCGGGTCGGGGAATTCAGAACCATTTTGAGATATTTTGAAAAAGCGAAGGCGAAGCGGGGCCGTCATGCCGTGGCGGACGGGTTCAATTGGGACGCCATCTTCTGTATCCGCGATATCCTGCGCGAATTGCCCCCCCTCTATTTGTCCGCCGCCGACACAATCTCTCCAAAACAGTTCATCGATATTTTGCGGTCGGATTACGCCTCCACGGCCGATGTCCGGCTCAGTCGAAGCCGGCAGGAGAAGATCGCCCAGTTCCAGCGGGTGTATTGGAGCCTGGTCCGCCGGGCGGCCGATCTGGAGGGACGGACCACGGAGGAGGTCCTGCGTCAGATCGGGGACCGGTCCGCTCTGATCAACCGCTACAATAGGGTGACCGGAGACGCCATTATTTTCGTCGGGCAGCGGATGGTCAGAGAATGGAAAACGATCTCGACGGAAGAGTTGCACCAGATGTTCCAGGAGTTTGTGGAAGGGCAGATCTTGCGGCCGGAATCGCCCTCCGCAGCGGCCGCCCCGGGCCGACACGCGAAGAGCAGAAAAACACGGCGGCTGTTACATGCCATGTTGGATACGGTCAATAAATACCGGGAAAGCGTCTAG